From Neorickettsia helminthoeca str. Oregon, one genomic window encodes:
- a CDS encoding 4-hydroxybenzoate octaprenyltransferase, whose amino-acid sequence MNIKNYASLIRFHNLGGMWLTFFPALFVIALLGADLLAALWIPFFLLGAFVIRSAGCIINDIADHKFDAKIARTSARPIASGSIRITETLPLLGIFLLIGFSLTFLLGAEAIILGVATMLGTAIYPFAKRYFYYPQIVLAAVFNTGALFASIAVSGAIHGTAFFVYIACFFWTLYYDTIYAHQDKLGDKELGLHSISLTGFGSKTWLKKYSRIALSFLAFAGVLPSLNLLYYCCLAGLFFMEEKFTESLDLDDPQSCWNAFNSMKMVGLFIFCIILLGRV is encoded by the coding sequence ATGAATATTAAAAATTACGCATCTTTGATACGTTTTCACAATCTGGGGGGAATGTGGTTAACCTTTTTTCCAGCACTTTTCGTGATTGCGTTACTTGGAGCTGATCTTCTTGCAGCTTTATGGATACCTTTTTTCTTACTCGGCGCATTTGTGATCAGATCTGCGGGTTGCATCATAAATGACATTGCCGATCATAAATTTGATGCAAAAATCGCCAGGACATCTGCTAGGCCAATTGCCTCCGGGAGTATACGCATTACAGAGACGCTCCCATTGTTAGGAATATTCTTATTGATTGGCTTTTCACTGACGTTCCTCCTTGGTGCAGAAGCCATAATCCTAGGTGTAGCGACCATGCTAGGAACTGCTATTTATCCATTTGCGAAGAGGTATTTTTACTATCCTCAGATTGTTCTTGCAGCAGTATTCAATACTGGAGCGCTTTTTGCTTCCATTGCTGTTTCTGGAGCGATACATGGCACAGCATTTTTTGTCTACATTGCATGCTTTTTCTGGACACTCTACTATGACACTATATATGCGCATCAAGACAAACTTGGAGATAAGGAACTAGGATTACATTCAATATCTCTGACAGGATTTGGCTCGAAAACCTGGCTGAAGAAATATAGTCGAATTGCTCTTTCTTTTCTTGCATTTGCAGGGGTTTTACCGAGTCTTAACCTCCTATACTACTGCTGCCTTGCTGGATTATTCTTCATGGAAGAGAAATTCACAGAGTCGCTGGATTTGGATGATCCACAATCATGTTGGAATGCTTTCAACAGTATGAAAATGGTAGGTTTATTCATATTTTGCATCATCCTGTTAGGTAGAGTATGA
- a CDS encoding flavin reductase family protein, translating to MIGSKLFKKCMSHFPTGVAVVTTRFEGKRYGMTISSFCPVSLDPPLALYCLSKTANRFQPFFKSNDFVINILDETSAETSVLFSKNDFSAWEEEFDDNLELKKATWCIYCTTQYRYEGGDHKIIVALVRECKPHISKAPPLIYYKSDYHSMK from the coding sequence ATGATCGGTTCTAAACTTTTCAAGAAATGCATGAGCCACTTTCCCACTGGGGTCGCAGTAGTCACTACCAGGTTCGAGGGTAAGAGGTATGGTATGACAATAAGCTCATTCTGCCCTGTTTCGTTGGATCCACCGCTTGCGTTATACTGTCTCAGTAAAACTGCTAATCGATTTCAACCCTTCTTCAAGAGCAATGACTTCGTAATCAATATTCTGGATGAGACGTCTGCTGAAACTTCAGTGCTATTCTCGAAAAACGACTTCTCTGCTTGGGAAGAAGAGTTCGATGACAACCTGGAACTAAAGAAAGCTACGTGGTGTATATACTGCACTACTCAATACAGATATGAAGGCGGTGACCATAAGATCATCGTTGCACTAGTAAGAGAATGCAAACCTCATATTTCAAAAGCCCCGCCATTGATCTACTATAAAAGTGATTACCACTCAATGAAGTAA
- the pstB gene encoding phosphate ABC transporter ATP-binding protein PstB: protein MLSDKKIKASIRNLNVFYRAKQVLKDVNLDIYSKSVTSLIGSSGCGKSTLLRCFNRMNDFVDDCKVTGEIIIDNHNICAPEVDVVLLRTRVGMVFQKPNPFPKSIYDNVAYGPRLQEMTNKRGQLDEIVQKSLVRSGLWDEVHDNLHQNAMELSGGQQQRLCIARAIAVKPTILLMDEPCSALDPKATKSIESLIIELKKKFTIIIVTHSMKQARSISDMVVYIEKGRVIEYGETEEVFHKLKGNSIGNYFTTND, encoded by the coding sequence ATGCTTTCTGATAAGAAAATTAAGGCTTCGATAAGGAACTTAAATGTCTTCTATAGGGCAAAGCAGGTTCTCAAGGATGTGAATCTAGATATCTATTCGAAATCTGTGACCTCTCTTATAGGCTCATCTGGGTGTGGGAAGAGTACGTTATTACGTTGTTTCAATAGGATGAATGATTTCGTCGATGACTGTAAAGTCACTGGAGAGATAATCATAGACAATCACAATATCTGTGCACCCGAAGTAGATGTAGTATTGCTTCGCACAAGAGTCGGTATGGTATTCCAAAAACCAAATCCTTTTCCTAAATCCATATACGATAATGTAGCCTATGGACCTCGATTGCAGGAAATGACAAACAAGCGAGGACAATTAGATGAGATCGTTCAAAAGAGTCTAGTCAGGAGTGGACTCTGGGATGAGGTGCATGATAATCTTCATCAGAACGCTATGGAACTCTCCGGTGGTCAACAGCAGAGATTATGTATAGCACGCGCAATTGCTGTCAAACCCACAATACTGTTGATGGATGAACCATGTTCAGCTTTGGATCCAAAGGCAACAAAATCTATAGAGAGTCTAATAATAGAGCTTAAAAAGAAATTCACAATCATCATTGTCACACATTCAATGAAACAAGCACGTAGTATCTCGGATATGGTCGTGTACATAGAAAAGGGTAGAGTAATAGAATACGGAGAAACAGAGGAGGTCTTTCATAAATTAAAAGGGAACTCCATAGGGAATTACTTCACTACTAACGATTAA
- the smpB gene encoding SsrA-binding protein SmpB encodes MKIIAVNKKARFDYSLADEFEAGIVLLGTEVKSLKYQSASLNEAFVAFRKGELWLNNMHVPHYKPASRFNHVPTRSRKLLVHKRQLNKISGIIKMKGLTLVVLSIYVNDKGLIKLKFATARGKKKYDKRQDIKDRDWERKKARQDFS; translated from the coding sequence ATGAAAATCATTGCAGTCAACAAGAAAGCCAGATTTGACTACTCATTAGCTGATGAGTTCGAAGCAGGAATAGTGTTGTTGGGTACGGAGGTAAAATCATTGAAGTATCAATCTGCTTCATTAAATGAGGCCTTTGTCGCATTCAGGAAGGGAGAGTTATGGCTTAATAATATGCATGTCCCTCATTACAAACCTGCTAGTAGATTCAATCATGTACCTACCAGGTCTAGGAAATTGCTAGTCCATAAGAGGCAACTGAACAAAATTAGCGGTATTATAAAGATGAAGGGTCTGACCCTGGTTGTCCTTTCGATCTATGTGAATGACAAGGGTCTGATCAAGTTAAAGTTTGCAACTGCGAGAGGAAAGAAAAAGTATGACAAGCGTCAGGACATAAAAGATCGGGATTGGGAAAGGAAGAAAGCTAGGCAAGACTTTAGTTAG